The following proteins are co-located in the Acidobacteriota bacterium genome:
- a CDS encoding DsbA family protein, giving the protein MKFGFWTIITCVSLTVAAVACAQEPSTEAIAQDPVVAKYGDQEITQSELEGLTGPSLVALRQQIYKAQVAQLEAEIYARLVRDAAAAEGVTEAEYRRMKIDELVGEPDEGEIVKLMSQFRARLPEDDVEARKQIVMALEQRDKQRLSAELQKVLFAEAGVKIFLSPPRVEVAIAEGTPERGAKDAPIVLVEYTDYQCPFCKRVQPTITALTERYPGQIRHIFKNLPLPNHPQAQLAGEASLCAQDQGKFWEFHDWLFANQRTMNRESMVAAAVELGMDGEAFTTCVDEGTHTARVRADMTEARSFGITGTPGFLVNGRVVSGAQPIEEFEKIIDEELSLRGIEVPTEETAAAPAN; this is encoded by the coding sequence GTGAAATTTGGATTTTGGACGATAATCACCTGCGTTTCGCTGACTGTTGCGGCTGTGGCGTGCGCTCAGGAGCCGTCGACCGAAGCGATAGCCCAGGACCCGGTGGTGGCGAAATACGGTGACCAGGAAATCACTCAGTCCGAGCTTGAAGGCCTGACCGGTCCGTCGCTGGTTGCCTTGCGACAGCAGATTTACAAGGCTCAGGTGGCCCAGCTCGAGGCCGAGATTTACGCCAGGCTCGTGCGAGATGCGGCGGCGGCCGAGGGAGTGACGGAAGCGGAATACCGCCGTATGAAGATTGACGAGTTGGTGGGCGAGCCCGATGAAGGCGAAATCGTCAAGCTGATGAGCCAGTTCAGGGCGCGCCTCCCTGAAGACGATGTGGAAGCACGGAAACAAATCGTCATGGCGTTGGAGCAGCGCGACAAGCAGCGTCTCTCTGCGGAGCTTCAGAAGGTGCTCTTTGCAGAGGCCGGAGTGAAAATCTTCCTGTCTCCGCCTCGAGTCGAGGTCGCCATTGCAGAGGGCACCCCGGAACGGGGCGCCAAGGATGCTCCAATCGTTCTCGTCGAGTACACCGATTACCAGTGCCCCTTCTGCAAACGGGTACAGCCGACGATAACGGCTCTGACGGAGCGCTACCCGGGCCAGATCCGCCACATCTTCAAGAATTTGCCGTTGCCGAACCACCCACAGGCACAGCTCGCCGGCGAGGCCTCCCTCTGTGCCCAGGATCAGGGCAAGTTCTGGGAGTTCCACGACTGGCTGTTTGCCAACCAGCGGACGATGAATCGCGAGTCGATGGTGGCCGCAGCCGTTGAGCTCGGGATGGACGGAGAGGCGTTCACCACATGCGTCGACGAGGGGACTCACACCGCCAGGGTGCGGGCCGACATGACCGAAGCCCGCAGCTTCGGTATCACCGGTACGCCGGGTTTCCTGGTCAACGGCAGGGTTGTCTCCGGCGCGCAGCCGATCGAGGAGTTCGAGAAGATCATCGACGAAGAGCTCTCGCTGAGGGGAATAGAGGTCCCAACGGAGGAGACGGCTGCGGCACCAGCGAATTAG
- the pepT gene encoding peptidase T, with protein sequence MDATLDPKYRQQMLDRFLRYVKVDTRSDEASETSPTTEKQKDLSRMLAQELEDLGCEDAEMNEWGYVLASIPENLPADHPAAGKVPTIGLIAHVDTYFGTPGDDVKPQIIESYEGGEIELNPEQILKPEDNPNLEKCIGHTIIHTDGTTLLGADDKAGVAEIMTVVEYLRDNPDFVHGPIRIAFTTDEEVGKGADHFDVEAFGADYAYTLDGSDLGEIEDETFCADTANVTIEGHDVHPGYAKDKLVNALRVAAAIIEGIDQRWLPETTEGREPYLHPYIASGDVSKVDLKVLVRAFSNEKLAEREDHLREVIADVEKRFPKAKIGVEIDESYRNMAYKIREDSKVLDFALEAVERIGVTPKRQAIRGGTDGARLSFMGLLTPNIWAGGQNFHSVREWVSLEWMAAATRVTLEILKVWVEKSE encoded by the coding sequence GTGGACGCTACTCTCGACCCGAAGTACCGGCAGCAGATGCTCGACAGATTCCTTCGCTACGTCAAAGTGGACACGAGGTCCGACGAGGCCTCGGAGACGAGCCCGACCACCGAGAAGCAGAAGGACCTGTCGCGCATGCTCGCCCAGGAGCTCGAGGACCTCGGATGCGAAGACGCAGAAATGAACGAGTGGGGCTATGTCCTGGCCTCGATCCCGGAAAACCTGCCCGCCGATCACCCGGCTGCCGGCAAGGTGCCGACGATCGGCCTCATCGCCCATGTCGACACCTACTTCGGCACCCCGGGCGACGACGTCAAACCGCAAATCATCGAGTCGTACGAGGGTGGCGAGATCGAGCTCAACCCCGAGCAGATCCTCAAACCCGAGGACAACCCGAATCTCGAGAAGTGCATCGGCCACACGATCATCCACACCGACGGCACCACGCTCCTCGGCGCAGACGACAAGGCGGGCGTGGCCGAGATCATGACAGTCGTCGAGTACCTCAGGGACAATCCCGATTTCGTGCATGGTCCGATTCGGATCGCCTTCACGACCGACGAGGAGGTCGGGAAAGGTGCCGATCACTTCGACGTCGAAGCGTTCGGTGCGGACTACGCCTACACCCTCGACGGATCGGACCTCGGCGAGATCGAGGACGAGACGTTCTGCGCTGACACCGCCAACGTGACCATCGAAGGGCATGACGTGCACCCCGGCTATGCCAAGGACAAGCTGGTCAACGCGCTCAGAGTCGCGGCTGCCATCATCGAGGGCATCGACCAGCGTTGGCTGCCCGAGACGACCGAGGGTCGGGAGCCGTACCTCCACCCGTACATCGCGTCCGGCGACGTCTCGAAGGTGGACCTCAAGGTGCTGGTGCGCGCGTTTTCGAACGAAAAGCTGGCTGAGCGCGAGGACCACCTCAGAGAGGTCATTGCCGACGTCGAGAAGCGGTTCCCGAAAGCTAAGATCGGCGTCGAGATCGACGAGTCCTATCGCAACATGGCTTACAAGATCCGCGAGGATTCCAAGGTCCTGGACTTCGCCCTCGAAGCGGTCGAACGCATCGGTGTCACCCCGAAACGGCAGGCGATCCGGGGCGGAACGGACGGTGCGCGGCTCTCCTTCATGGGCCTGTTGACGCCCAACATCTGGGCCGGCGGCCAGAATTTCCATTCGGTCCGCGAGTGGGTATCGCTCGAATGGATGGCGGCGGCGACCAGGGTGACACTCGAGATTCTGAAGGTGTGGGTGGAGAAATCGGAGTAG
- a CDS encoding MipA/OmpV family protein, which yields MNTRPLPLILLLLLAVPLAAEDGPDGRTAAKPPSRIQWSLGLGVLSSPRPYVGAENSIFLAPMLELTYKKFYFQGIQAGYRLADNEKFSVDARVGGVFNGLDPEDSDFLVGMNQRRSTVEGGLVGAWKPGRFRVSAGISTDLLGRYNGQQATADFSRIWTFNRYRWGLTPSIGLVWQSSSFVDYYYGVTPEEGLPDRPSFQGHAAVNLNSSLFAFYSLNTRIRLTGYVRAQRLDNEISDSPIVDKPRGIFGLLAITYRFGKLPPRPS from the coding sequence ATGAACACCCGGCCCCTGCCACTCATCCTCCTGCTTCTTCTGGCCGTGCCGCTTGCCGCCGAGGACGGTCCGGACGGAAGGACGGCTGCAAAGCCCCCGTCTCGGATTCAGTGGTCGCTCGGCCTCGGCGTGCTGTCGTCGCCGCGCCCCTACGTCGGCGCGGAAAACTCGATCTTTCTGGCGCCGATGCTCGAACTGACATACAAAAAGTTCTACTTTCAGGGCATCCAGGCAGGTTACCGGCTGGCCGACAACGAGAAATTCAGCGTCGACGCGCGGGTTGGCGGCGTATTTAACGGCCTGGACCCTGAAGACTCTGATTTTCTGGTTGGCATGAATCAACGCAGGTCCACCGTCGAAGGTGGGTTGGTGGGGGCGTGGAAGCCCGGCAGGTTCAGAGTCAGCGCCGGTATCTCCACAGATCTCCTTGGTCGTTATAACGGCCAACAGGCGACGGCAGACTTTTCTCGCATCTGGACGTTCAACCGTTATCGGTGGGGATTGACGCCGTCGATCGGCCTCGTCTGGCAGAGCAGCAGCTTTGTCGATTACTACTACGGAGTGACCCCCGAGGAGGGGCTGCCAGATCGCCCTTCATTCCAGGGCCATGCAGCGGTCAACCTCAACAGCTCGCTCTTCGCCTTCTATTCTCTGAACACGCGAATTCGGCTGACCGGCTACGTTCGCGCGCAACGACTCGACAACGAGATCAGCGACAGCCCGATTGTTGACAAGCCACGAGGGATCTTCGGTCTTCTCGCCATCACCTACCGCTTCGGCAAGCTGCCGCCTCGACCTTCGTAG